DNA sequence from the Candidatus Hydrogenedentota bacterium genome:
GACGTTATCGACAAGATTCTGGCGAAGGTCTCGGTGAACCCCGACGTCTCGGGACTTACCCCTCCGTATAACACGCTCCCCGCGGCGGCAGTCTACATGGCGTGGAAACTGCTGCAATGGTTCGTGGGCCGTGACTTCCAGTTGTCGCCGACTCCCGACCTCGCAGTGCTCGAACTCGCCGACTACATGCGCGGTACGGACGCAGGCGTCTATCCGCAGCGCCGCTATCCTTACGACGTGCGCGCCGTGCTTCGAAAACTGTTTCTCTCGAAGCTGTTCGTCGATTCGGCGTATCGCTACAACCTTGTGAAGACGCCCGCGGACTACGTTGTCATGGCGCTGCGCATGATCGGAATCGGCGAAGGATTCGCCCAGTTCAACGGTCCCGCCGATCGCATGGCCGACATGGGCATGTCGCTGTTCGAGCCGCCAAACGTCGCGGGCTGGAACCACGGCAATACATGGATCACGTCCGGCAACGTCATTCAGCGATTCAACTACGCGAACCGAATCGGACAGGCCGTGCTGAACGGCACGGCGGGCGACGCGTGGCTCGACAACTTGCTGACCACGAACGGGTGGTTGCCCGCCGACCCCGCGGACCATCCGGCCATCATCGACTACTTCGCCACGCGTCTGATCCAAATCCCGCTGACGCTCGAGGAACAGACGGCGTTAACCGCGTTTCTCGACACCTATCCGCTGGTGGGCAGCGGTAACGAGCCCATGCGCAACAAAATCCGTGGCATCATTCACATGCTGATGGCCATGCCCCGGTTTCAATTGAAATGATCCGCAACACTCTGGGAGAACGCAGGTGAGCATCAGCCGACGCAGTTTCTTGAAAGCGGGCCTGTCGAGCATGACGTATTTTTCGACCGCAGCGACCGTACCCATGTGGATCGCGCAAACCGCGAAGGCGTTCACCGGCCTCGGCCACCCGGATCGCGTGCTGGTGATTATTCAGCAGGCCGGCGGCAATGACGGGCTCAACACCGTCATCCCATACACCGACCCAATCTATACCGGTTCCGTCTTGATTGGCGGACAGGAACAGCGCCCCAACCTCAAAATCCTGGAACCGAACCTTGGCCTGACGCTCCTGGGCGATGGTCTCAATGCGTTCCATCCGAAACTGATCCGGCTGAAGGATTGGTACACGAACGGAAATGTCAGCGTCATTCAAAACGTCGGTTATCCAAACCCGAACCTCTCGCACTTTGTCGCGACCGATCTCTGGGAGTACGGCACGTCGCCCGGCGCGCAACTGAGCACCTTGCAGGGGTGGATTTCGCGCTTCTTCGACAATCAGTGCGCGGGGATTCCACCGGAAAACATCGATCCCCTCACCATGCTCGGCGCGGGAAAGGATATCGTGCCGTTGACGCTGAACGGCAGCCTCGGCTACACGCCGCCCGCCGTATTGAACTTTACGTCCTATAAATTCGATGCGCCTGCAAACGCCTCGCTCAACGCGCATCACAAACAGGGACTCGCGGACGTAAATGCATTCACTACAGCCGATCCCACGATAGATTTCTTGCAGCGGTCCGCAAACATTGCCCAAGCTTCTGTGGACGACGTCGCCACGGCCAACCTGCAGCCGACGCTGAATCCCTATCCGACCGGCACGCTGGGCACAGGACTGGACATCGTCTCGAAGATTATCCGTGCCGGATTCACAACGAAGATTTTCTACGTGTCGCAAGGCGGCTACGACACGCACGCGAACCAACTCGCCGGCGGCGACCCCATCAATGGCGGCGATCACCCACAGTTGTTGAACGAATTCGATCTTGCGGTCGATGCGTTCCTGAAGGACATGGAGCAGAGCGGCTACCTCGACAATGTCATGATCATGACATTCTCCGAATTCGGACGCCGCGTGAAGGAGAACGGCAGCTTCGGCACCGATCACGGCGCGGGTAATTCGCTGTTCCTGATGGGCGGTAACGTCAACGGCGGTGTTTACGGCGGCCAACCCGACCTCGCCGACCAGCTCAACGGAAACCTGCGCCACACGATCGATTTCCGCGCCGTATATTCCACGATCATCCAGGACTGGTTCGGCGCGGACCCCGAGCCCATCTTCGGTTCCGCGGACTTCAACGACCCCATCTTCAACATCCAGGGCGGGATGGCCCTCCTTCCGGTCATCAACAACGCCCTGCCGATTCCAGTTGCGTCTACCATCGGGAACCTTGTCGGCGCGGCGCTGACCCTCGCGGCCGGCGCATATGCGGTTAGACGAATCGACCGAGCTTTCACCGCGCAGGATTGAAACGCCCCCGCAATTATGTGGCCGCCACAATCGCGCTCGTAACCGTCCTGTTCCGAAAATAGTCCTTTAAGACATCCTGCTCGTGTTGGTTTGAAATATGAGATTTCAAATCTGAAATTGCGTTCTCACAGTTTCTGGGTGCCCGAAAGGGGTATGGCAAATTCTCCGAAAATGCACAATTCGTCCCACGCGCCAAAGGCGCAACGAAACCCTCGCCAGGGGCATTGCCCCTGGAAAATATCAATGCCCTTATCACCGCGCGCTGAAAGCGCACCGCTCAAGTTTTCATAATCTTCGGGGGGAACTCTGTTCGTGACGACTCGTAATCGTATTCGAAAATTTGGCTTCAAGACCGAGCAATGCCGGCGCCGGTAGCGACGAAAACCCTTGAATCGCTCCAAACCTCGGCATTATTGGTCACCGGTATGCGATTCGCTCCTTCTTTGCGCTCTTTGTGTTCTTTTGTGGCTGAACGGTGCCCGGAATTGGACGCGCAATGACGCGCCGAATCGGCTGCCCGGATTCCTCGGATCGAGTGAATTCACTCGGCGTGAAGCGCACGGAACTTGCACGGCGCGACTCAGTGCTCTAGCCTTTCGGATTAGGTTTGGGGAGTCCGTATGTCCGTCCTAGGCATGGTGGAGTTTTCGGCAATCGCCGTAGGGATTCGCGGGAGCGACGCGATGGTAAAGGCCGCGCCCGTCGAGTTGATCGAGTCGCGCCCGATTACGCCGGGGAAATACATTTCGTTGGTAACGGGCGACGTGGCGTCGGTCGATGCATCCGTGCGCGCGGGAATCGAAGCCGCCAGGGACGCCGGCGTGGTCGAGAGCTTTGTCCTGGCGAACCTGCACGATCTCGTGATGCCCGCGATCCGCGGGAAAACCGCCCCGACGGAAATTCACGCTATTGGCGTGCTCGAGACCTCGTCCGCTGCCGCAATCGTCGAGGCGGCCGACGCGGCGTGCAAGGCCGCGCCGGTTGCTCTGCTCCAACTGCACCTGGCGAACCATATCGGCGGAAAGGGCTACACCACGTTCACAGGGTCGGTTGCGGACGTCGAGGCCAGCGTAGCGGCGGGTGCCCTCGTGGCGGGCGCGCGATTGGTCGAGCGAGTGGTGATACCAAACCCGTACCCGGAACTGAACGCGTACTTGACGCGCCGGCATTCGTGGTGATCGGCCGCGAACGAACGCAGGGAACGCAAAGATGATACCCGGCAAAGTAATCGGCAGGTTGGTGGCAAGCCAGGCGCTGTCCGCATTCGACGGGGTAAAATTCCTGTTGGTCCAGCCTATCGACGATACCCACGCGGATTCGGGGAACCCGGTTGTTGCGTGCGACGCGATTGGCGCAAACGTCGGCGAGTTCGTCTACATGGCGCAGGGCCGCGAAGCCACGTTTCCATTGCCGGACAAATTCAATCCCGCCGACCTGACGATTGTTGCTATCATTGATATCCAGATGCCGTAACTGACTCTGTCTCGAAATATAGGCCGTCTGCTGCAATGAAACTTGCCCGAGTAATGTCGAGCGTCGTCGCGACGCAGAAGCATCCATTTTACAGGGGTCGCAAGACTTTCATGGTCAAGCCGCTCAAACTGGATGGCTCAACGGACGGCACGAACTTCGTGGCGGTGGACCGTGTCCAAGCAGGCGTCGGCGATCTGGTGCTGCTGATGCAGGAGGGCAGCTCGGCCCGGTTCATGTTCGGCGAGGCCGAAGCGCCCGTCCGTAGTGTCATCGTTGGAATTGTCGATCACGTTGATCTGCACGTGGAGGGGAAATGACCGAACTCGATCTCCGGAAAGCCATTTGCGAGGTGGGCCGCCGCCTCTATGCGAAGAACCTCGTTGCCGCGACGGACGGAAATATCAGCGTGCGGCTTGGCGCGGGTCGGTTTCTGTGCACCCCCAGCGGCGTCTCAAAAGGCTTCATGGCGGTAAACGACCTGATTGTTGCGGACGCAAAAGGCCACAAAATCTCGGGAGATGGCAGGGTCACCTCCGAATTCACGACGCACCTCGCCGCATACGAGGAGCGGCCCGACATGAACGCCGTCGTTCACGCGCATCCGCCCAAGGCCTTGGGGTTCACAATCGCGGGCGTGAGCCTTTCCGACTGCGTGCTGCCCGAGGTGATATATACGATCGGCGGAATTCCGACCGCGGACTACGCGACCCCGGCCACCCCAGAAGGCGCCGTCGCGATTCGCGATCTGATCCGAAAGTGCGACGCGCTCATGATGGATCGGCACGGCGCACTGACCGTCGGCGTGAACGTGTTCGACGCATTGTTCAAGATGGAGAAAATCGAGCACGCCGCCGAGTCGCTGCTGACGGCCCGCGTCCTTGGGAACGTGCGGAGGCTGGAAGGGCCGGAGATCGAGAAACTGTACAAAGTGCGCGAGGCGTATGGTGTTTCCGGCTTGGCGTATCAGTGCGCATCGGATTCGTGCGGGTGTGGACCGGCCGAGCAGCCAAACGACCCGGAATTGGATAAAGTAGTCGAAGAGACGTTAAAGGTCTTGGGTCGAGGGTGAGGTCGACGAATTGTATCGTTTCCCAAGCTCTTACGTGCCTTTGGGTTACGCAATGCGCGGCGGATTTTCGCCCTCCGCTTGTAAATTGATGCCCTCTCCGATACCATGCGGTTTGCGCGGATTGCGGCTTGGCCGCGGGCGGCCTTCAGGGAGCCGCCAATATGACAGTTGTGAGTTAACTACTAATGTTAACGCGAACCTCGGGGCAGGTTCCGTAACGGGACTCGGGAGAATTAAGTAGTGGGACAACCCGGTGGAACGAGTGAAAAGACTCGTCTTTGCCCCAGTTGCCGCATGGAGATTAGCGTCCTCGCGACGAAGTGCCGGTTCTGCGGCGAATCCGTGGGCCGTCCGCGCGACGAAACGCGCAGCCTCAGCATCGATGATCTTGGGGGCGAAACCATCCGCCATTACGCGCCATCAAGCAGCGTAATGGAGGCGATGGAAGCGTTCCGATCCGAGCATGACTTCAAGAGCAATCCGCCCGAAGACGCCCAGCCCGAACGAAAATCTCTGTTCGGGATGTCGAGCAAGAAGAAGGGCGGCGCCGGCCCCGCAACGGGCGCCGATGGCTTGCCGCAACTCGACGAGCGGAGCCAGGCCCTGGCATCGCTCGCAATGCCTGCGACAAAGCCGACGACGTTCAAGAAGCCAAAAGGCCCAAGCATGGCTACGCGCGCCATGCAGATCGGCGGCATCCTTGTTGGAGTCATTGTCCTGTTGTTCGTCGCGAATTTTGCGTACAAGTACTACACGCGGCCGCCGATCGAGCCGAGCCGCGGCAAGGTCAATCCCGCCGAGGCAATCATCAAGCGTGGCGGAGACCCCAAGGAAGCCGCCGTTGAAGCGGCCAAGGCATTGCGTGCCGAACCGCACAGCAAGAATGAAGCGATCCTGAAGGAAGCCCAGGGCCTGTTCATCAAGAAGGTCCATGGCCTCCTCGACGCGTCGCCGTGGACGCACCAGAACCTGAAGGATGCCGCGCGCGAGGTGGACGAGGTGTTCAAAGTCCACAGCAGCGCCGAGATTCGCAAACTCAAAGAAGAAGTTGACGCGGAGACGTTTGCATACCAAATGTCGTTGCTCAGTATCGCCGATGGGGGGGACAGCGCGACCTTCGGGTTGAGTTCCGGCGCGAGGCAGGACGCGGAGGAAGGTGAGGTTGTCGGCGACCGTTTCAAGGTGACCGCCATCAAACGGGACAAAGTCCAGGTGCAAGACACCCGGCGCAACAATCGCCTGCTGACGTACAGCCTCACCGACACGCGGATTACGTCGCCGTAGCGGAATGTGTCGCGTTATGTGATGGAGTCCGCGTCGTGGTACCATTGCGTCATTCCAATGGTTTCGCGGCGTTCCTTTTCGCGGGGGAATCCGCAGGCAAGTCGGATTGGGAATAAACAGGAGCAAACGAAATCCATGTCCGTTCGCGGAAATGTCCTACAGTTCGCCGTCGCAGCGGCCGTTCTTCTGGCTTCGACGTCGTGCGGCACATTCGGCGGTGGCAGCAGCGATCCTGCCGTCGCCGCGGCGCCCAGCGCCCCGGTTTCAGGCGAGGCGGACCGCGAAGCGCGCCTGCGCGAAGCGGTCGACAGTTACATTCAATCCACCGGCCAGGCCTCAAGCGATGCGACCGGAAAGTTGCAGCACAAGAAGCCGTATTACTTCAAAGAATACTATCTCTATCCGAGCGGCTCCGCGCAGGCGGGAATCGACATTCAGGAAACGGAATCACGAACGGTGCCGTACCGCGCGTCGGTGAAGGTCGATAAGCAGCGCTTTTCGACGAAACTCCATCGCAAGCGCGACGAAGCTGTCGCGGACTCGAACTATGCGCGCGACACGGGTAAGGAAACATTGACCTTCGAGATGCGCAACGGCCGCTGGTACCGTGCCGGCAGCATGTTCGTCGCCGAAAAGACCGAAGAATATGTCAACGGCGAATGGGTCCCCGCGCAGGAAGAAGTCGAACGCACCGTCGCCGCGGAAGAGGAATCGTCGGAAAGCTGGTGGCGCCGCGCCTGGTCGACCATGACCGGACGTTAGCGCGCGCCGTGCGCCGGGTGTGACGCCGAAAGCCGCATACGCAATTGCCGTCGTCGCG
Encoded proteins:
- a CDS encoding EutN/CcmL family microcompartment protein, whose translation is MIPGKVIGRLVASQALSAFDGVKFLLVQPIDDTHADSGNPVVACDAIGANVGEFVYMAQGREATFPLPDKFNPADLTIVAIIDIQMP
- a CDS encoding EutN/CcmL family microcompartment protein, yielding MKLARVMSSVVATQKHPFYRGRKTFMVKPLKLDGSTDGTNFVAVDRVQAGVGDLVLLMQEGSSARFMFGEAEAPVRSVIVGIVDHVDLHVEGK
- a CDS encoding DUF1501 domain-containing protein, which gives rise to MSISRRSFLKAGLSSMTYFSTAATVPMWIAQTAKAFTGLGHPDRVLVIIQQAGGNDGLNTVIPYTDPIYTGSVLIGGQEQRPNLKILEPNLGLTLLGDGLNAFHPKLIRLKDWYTNGNVSVIQNVGYPNPNLSHFVATDLWEYGTSPGAQLSTLQGWISRFFDNQCAGIPPENIDPLTMLGAGKDIVPLTLNGSLGYTPPAVLNFTSYKFDAPANASLNAHHKQGLADVNAFTTADPTIDFLQRSANIAQASVDDVATANLQPTLNPYPTGTLGTGLDIVSKIIRAGFTTKIFYVSQGGYDTHANQLAGGDPINGGDHPQLLNEFDLAVDAFLKDMEQSGYLDNVMIMTFSEFGRRVKENGSFGTDHGAGNSLFLMGGNVNGGVYGGQPDLADQLNGNLRHTIDFRAVYSTIIQDWFGADPEPIFGSADFNDPIFNIQGGMALLPVINNALPIPVASTIGNLVGAALTLAAGAYAVRRIDRAFTAQD
- a CDS encoding class II aldolase/adducin family protein → MTELDLRKAICEVGRRLYAKNLVAATDGNISVRLGAGRFLCTPSGVSKGFMAVNDLIVADAKGHKISGDGRVTSEFTTHLAAYEERPDMNAVVHAHPPKALGFTIAGVSLSDCVLPEVIYTIGGIPTADYATPATPEGAVAIRDLIRKCDALMMDRHGALTVGVNVFDALFKMEKIEHAAESLLTARVLGNVRRLEGPEIEKLYKVREAYGVSGLAYQCASDSCGCGPAEQPNDPELDKVVEETLKVLGRG
- a CDS encoding BMC domain-containing protein, producing MSVLGMVEFSAIAVGIRGSDAMVKAAPVELIESRPITPGKYISLVTGDVASVDASVRAGIEAARDAGVVESFVLANLHDLVMPAIRGKTAPTEIHAIGVLETSSAAAIVEAADAACKAAPVALLQLHLANHIGGKGYTTFTGSVADVEASVAAGALVAGARLVERVVIPNPYPELNAYLTRRHSW